A window of the Kosakonia radicincitans DSM 16656 genome harbors these coding sequences:
- the gpG gene encoding phage tail assembly chaperone G: MFLKTVTFEFNGEETVLYELSALQRIEYIGYLATVSKEIPVDGDEALRTQMASIVGVKVASRLVAMSRWQANITGPSVDELQQQVMSTWPLPAISQAEFVVLEMSQMLPPAKEAADEDKSVGEESATPEKSTPVS; encoded by the coding sequence ATGTTTTTGAAAACTGTAACATTTGAGTTCAACGGCGAGGAGACCGTTCTCTATGAGCTCTCCGCACTTCAGCGCATTGAGTATATTGGCTATCTTGCCACCGTCTCAAAAGAGATCCCGGTTGATGGTGATGAAGCCCTCCGCACACAGATGGCTTCCATTGTCGGCGTAAAAGTCGCGTCCAGGCTGGTGGCCATGTCACGCTGGCAGGCCAATATCACTGGCCCGTCGGTTGATGAGCTGCAGCAGCAGGTGATGTCCACATGGCCGCTTCCGGCAATCAGCCAGGCAGAATTTGTTGTGCTGGAGATGTCGCAGATGCTTCCCCCTGCAAAGGAAGCCGCGGATGAGGATAAGTCCGTCGGGGAAGAAAGCGCCACACCGGAAAAGTCCACGCCAGTGAGCTGA
- a CDS encoding phage tail assembly protein T: MKLAREFGRPDWRAMLSAMSSTELAEWGDFYRVQLFSNDLLDNHFACLSHLVVDMMCKDHGLTPADFSLLNPLKSVPEQDDETMMHLAEGISGGKRYGPASG, from the coding sequence ATGAAGCTGGCGCGCGAGTTTGGCAGGCCGGACTGGCGCGCGATGCTTTCTGCAATGTCTTCCACTGAACTGGCAGAGTGGGGGGATTTTTACCGCGTTCAGCTTTTCAGTAATGATCTGCTCGATAACCACTTCGCCTGCCTGAGCCATCTTGTCGTCGACATGATGTGCAAAGACCACGGTCTTACCCCTGCTGATTTCAGTCTTCTTAACCCCCTAAAATCTGTCCCTGAACAGGATGACGAAACAATGATGCATCTTGCGGAGGGGATATCCGGAGGAAAACGCTATGGCCCAGCCAGTGGGTGA
- a CDS encoding phage tail tape measure protein yields MAQPVGDLVVSLDIDNAKFTEQVNYTRRQLKGTGDAANDAALQVQQAFSRQEISARKAGVSVGQYNAAMRSLPAQFTDIATQLAGGQSPFLILLQQGGQIKDQFGSVRGALTGVGDYLRTLVGLINPVTLGIGALATGVGLLALDLYRSSQQSTAYNQALARTGNISGQTSDSLTRLSSSIARSTDASKSAVAAAVAQATGIGLSIEQIRLVSQTALTMSKNTGQSVEDLVNQLGKIPQDPLKAFIDINSQYNFANLALYEQVKHMVDLGDKAGATKLIIDSLSGSQAQFTDNAKGDIDTLSDYWQGLINKIKDYKFWSDHVADNATTAKLPAFQFGTGSAVFDTINQQMNDQSQQTQNNWLNINKSANTLLGFVQQIGAEAREFNKEQIAANTEADKFLENARTNAQIRNDLQAKYQRQLDQGLISQDKFNKLTAAVNEKYKDPKAPKTAVPAGDRAEDKSTAELLALQAQLKVLQQHQGINDVISQQRKDLWATEAQFTVLEDAAGRRRLTKQEQSLLASKEQVLALAQQKALLGDQIVAQEQLNKRMDTASKYATQMSAKQAALRNSATLSDQDATRQSSFAQLESGWLNSGGRLTDADYQKELVALRNYYAEEDKLRGDWQAGAKKGFAEFADTATNVYSQVQQISQGAFTGMSSQLADFLVTGKSNFKDFLTTILKGIAQMISQMLVLNTVKSTLGGTAFGSLLGFAGGGFTGPGGKYDPAGIVHRGEFVFTQEATSRIGVGNLYRLMRGYANGGYVGSASPIASSPMGVNVYAPVSVTSSGDNSGQQPSSGEKIGKAYQQVVEQSVTEGIQREVRPGGIIWSAVNRR; encoded by the coding sequence ATGGCCCAGCCAGTGGGTGATCTCGTTGTCAGTCTTGATATTGATAATGCGAAATTTACCGAGCAGGTGAATTACACCCGCCGTCAGCTAAAAGGGACGGGCGATGCAGCTAATGATGCGGCGTTGCAGGTTCAGCAGGCATTCAGTCGGCAGGAAATTTCAGCCAGGAAAGCCGGGGTATCCGTGGGGCAGTATAATGCCGCCATGAGGAGCCTGCCGGCGCAGTTTACGGACATTGCAACGCAGCTCGCTGGCGGGCAGTCGCCCTTTCTGATCCTTTTACAGCAGGGCGGGCAGATCAAAGACCAGTTTGGTTCCGTGCGCGGGGCGCTGACGGGCGTCGGCGATTACCTTCGCACACTGGTCGGCCTGATCAACCCCGTCACGCTCGGTATTGGCGCGCTGGCTACCGGCGTCGGATTGCTGGCACTGGATCTGTACCGGAGCAGCCAGCAGTCCACCGCCTATAATCAGGCGCTGGCCCGCACCGGGAATATCAGCGGGCAGACCAGTGACAGTCTTACCCGCCTGTCGTCGTCGATTGCCAGAAGTACTGACGCCAGTAAATCTGCTGTTGCTGCGGCGGTCGCGCAGGCGACGGGCATCGGCCTGTCCATTGAGCAGATACGTCTGGTGAGCCAGACAGCGCTCACTATGTCGAAAAACACCGGCCAGAGTGTTGAGGATCTGGTCAACCAGCTCGGGAAAATTCCGCAGGATCCGCTGAAAGCCTTTATCGACATCAACAGCCAGTATAATTTTGCCAACCTTGCGCTGTATGAGCAGGTGAAGCATATGGTTGATTTGGGCGATAAAGCGGGCGCAACAAAACTCATTATTGATTCACTCAGCGGCAGCCAGGCGCAGTTTACTGATAATGCCAAGGGCGATATCGATACGCTTTCGGATTACTGGCAGGGGCTGATTAACAAGATTAAGGATTATAAATTCTGGTCCGATCATGTCGCAGATAATGCAACCACTGCAAAACTGCCTGCATTTCAGTTCGGAACCGGCTCTGCGGTGTTTGACACCATCAACCAGCAGATGAATGACCAGTCGCAGCAGACGCAAAATAACTGGCTGAATATTAATAAAAGCGCGAACACTCTCCTGGGATTTGTGCAGCAAATCGGGGCAGAGGCGCGGGAATTTAATAAAGAGCAGATTGCTGCGAATACTGAGGCGGATAAGTTTCTCGAAAACGCCCGCACCAACGCACAAATCCGTAATGACCTGCAGGCGAAGTATCAGCGCCAGCTGGATCAGGGACTCATCTCGCAGGATAAATTTAACAAACTTACCGCCGCCGTTAACGAGAAGTACAAAGACCCGAAAGCGCCGAAGACTGCCGTTCCTGCCGGTGATCGGGCGGAGGATAAATCCACGGCCGAGCTGCTGGCGCTTCAGGCTCAGCTTAAGGTTTTGCAACAACACCAGGGTATTAACGATGTCATCAGCCAGCAACGTAAAGACCTGTGGGCCACAGAGGCGCAATTTACGGTACTGGAAGACGCCGCAGGCAGGCGCCGGTTGACGAAGCAGGAACAGTCACTGCTGGCCAGCAAGGAGCAGGTTCTGGCACTGGCACAGCAGAAAGCGTTGCTGGGCGATCAGATTGTTGCTCAGGAGCAACTGAATAAGCGTATGGACACGGCGAGCAAATATGCCACGCAGATGTCCGCGAAACAGGCAGCGCTGAGAAATTCAGCAACGCTGAGCGATCAGGATGCGACAAGACAATCCTCATTCGCCCAGCTTGAAAGTGGCTGGCTGAATTCCGGCGGCAGGCTGACGGATGCCGATTACCAGAAGGAGCTGGTGGCGCTGCGTAATTATTACGCAGAGGAGGATAAGTTACGTGGCGACTGGCAGGCCGGGGCCAAAAAAGGTTTTGCAGAATTTGCCGATACGGCGACGAATGTCTACTCGCAGGTACAGCAGATTTCACAGGGCGCCTTTACCGGGATGTCCTCGCAGCTGGCTGATTTTCTGGTGACAGGTAAATCAAACTTCAAAGATTTTCTCACCACCATTCTTAAAGGGATTGCGCAGATGATCAGCCAGATGTTGGTGCTGAACACTGTTAAATCCACCCTGGGCGGAACCGCCTTTGGTTCGCTCCTGGGCTTTGCGGGCGGCGGATTTACGGGGCCGGGTGGTAAATACGATCCCGCAGGTATCGTCCATCGTGGTGAGTTCGTTTTTACCCAGGAAGCCACGAGCCGAATCGGTGTGGGTAACCTTTACCGCCTGATGCGGGGATATGCGAACGGCGGATACGTCGGGAGCGCCTCACCGATCGCTTCTTCCCCGATGGGCGTGAATGTTTACGCGCCGGTTTCAGTGACATCGTCAGGGGACAACAGCGGCCAGCAGCCGTCGTCCGGTGAGAAGATTGGGAAAGCCTATCAGCAGGTTGTCGAGCAGTCTGTCACCGAGGGTATTCAACGCGAAGTCCGTCCCGGCGGAATTATCTGGAGTGCAGTAAACCGGAGGTAA
- a CDS encoding phage tail protein, producing MIIEVFTWPIQSAGQPTIKSKDNVRKAQFGDGYAQVSGDGLNPESLTFDFSFNGRTETALEIYAFLRRHKTKSFSFKPPFGALALWRVEADSLQQVVKSQNVMSITATFEQAFAP from the coding sequence ATGATCATTGAGGTCTTTACCTGGCCGATTCAGTCAGCCGGGCAGCCCACAATAAAAAGTAAAGACAACGTCAGAAAAGCCCAGTTCGGCGATGGTTATGCCCAGGTGAGTGGCGATGGCCTCAATCCTGAATCGCTGACGTTTGATTTTTCCTTCAACGGGCGTACGGAAACTGCGCTGGAAATTTATGCATTTCTGCGCAGGCATAAGACCAAATCCTTTTCTTTTAAACCGCCTTTCGGGGCGCTGGCGCTCTGGCGTGTTGAGGCTGACAGCCTCCAGCAGGTTGTCAAAAGCCAGAACGTTATGTCCATCACTGCAACCTTCGAGCAGGCATTTGCACCATGA
- a CDS encoding phage minor tail protein L produces MSLHSDYQKLEPGNAVRLLDVDGSAFGVGDILRFHSHNIPHTEAEIIAAGGDESLLPAKSIWWQGNEYRAWPYELDGIEVSTSGSSASPKLSVANLDASITALCLAYDDMLQAKVTIHDTLAQYLDARNFAEGNPTADPLQEKLQVWYIDAKSSETNEVVEFTLSSPMDLQGLMIPTRQLHSLCTWCIRGQYRSGNGCDYAGTRYFDKHNNPVSDPSLDECNGTLTGCKLRFGENNELSFGGFPGTSLIRS; encoded by the coding sequence ATGAGTTTACACAGCGACTATCAAAAACTGGAACCGGGCAACGCGGTCCGGCTCCTGGATGTTGACGGATCCGCGTTCGGTGTGGGCGATATTCTTCGTTTTCACAGTCACAACATCCCTCACACGGAAGCGGAAATTATCGCTGCGGGTGGCGATGAATCATTGCTGCCAGCGAAGTCCATCTGGTGGCAGGGTAACGAGTACAGAGCCTGGCCGTATGAGCTGGACGGGATTGAAGTATCAACCAGCGGCAGCAGCGCATCACCGAAACTGTCTGTTGCTAACCTCGATGCGTCGATCACTGCGCTGTGCCTTGCCTACGATGACATGCTGCAGGCGAAAGTCACCATCCACGACACGCTGGCGCAGTACCTTGATGCGCGGAATTTTGCGGAGGGAAACCCGACTGCCGACCCGTTGCAGGAAAAGTTGCAGGTCTGGTACATCGATGCGAAAAGCAGCGAGACAAATGAGGTTGTGGAGTTCACACTTTCCAGCCCGATGGATTTGCAGGGACTGATGATCCCGACGCGTCAGCTGCATTCGCTTTGTACCTGGTGCATTCGCGGGCAGTACCGTTCCGGTAACGGCTGTGATTACGCCGGGACGCGCTATTTCGATAAGCACAATAACCCGGTAAGCGACCCGTCGCTGGATGAATGCAACGGCACGCTGACAGGGTGCAAACTGCGTTTCGGGGAAAATAATGAACTGTCGTTTGGTGGATTTCCTGGCACATCGCTGATCCGGAGCTGA
- a CDS encoding C40 family peptidase → MHQKIIDAIMAHAAAEYPRECCGLVVQKSRVARYFPCRNIAEKPEDNFVLCPEDYAAAEDRGTVIAIVHSHPDATTQPSEADKAQCDLSALPWHIVSLPEGDFRTILPRGELPLLERPFVLGVYDCWGLVMSWFRQTHGIELPDYRVDYPWWEDQYPDNLYQDNWYECGFREVIGEPQPGDMLIMQVQASKWNHAAILLEGNMMLHHLYGRLSNREPWGGYWKERTMKVVRYSPIERGPRCKVIEYNRHICRWSHT, encoded by the coding sequence ATGCACCAGAAAATAATTGATGCCATTATGGCGCATGCGGCCGCCGAATATCCGCGCGAGTGCTGCGGTCTGGTGGTGCAGAAAAGCCGGGTGGCGCGCTATTTTCCGTGCCGCAATATTGCCGAAAAACCGGAGGACAATTTTGTCCTCTGCCCGGAGGACTATGCTGCGGCAGAAGACCGGGGCACGGTAATTGCTATCGTCCACAGCCACCCCGACGCCACCACCCAGCCCAGTGAGGCCGACAAAGCGCAATGCGATCTGAGTGCGCTGCCCTGGCATATAGTGAGCTTGCCGGAAGGCGACTTTCGTACCATCCTGCCGCGCGGCGAACTGCCGCTGCTCGAGCGCCCGTTTGTGCTCGGCGTTTATGACTGCTGGGGGCTCGTAATGAGCTGGTTCCGGCAAACGCACGGCATTGAGCTGCCTGATTACCGGGTCGATTATCCGTGGTGGGAAGATCAGTATCCCGATAATTTATACCAGGACAACTGGTACGAATGCGGATTCAGGGAGGTAATCGGCGAACCGCAACCCGGCGATATGTTGATCATGCAGGTTCAGGCCAGCAAATGGAACCATGCCGCGATACTGCTCGAAGGCAACATGATGCTGCACCATCTGTACGGACGACTGAGTAATCGTGAGCCGTGGGGCGGGTACTGGAAAGAAAGGACAATGAAAGTGGTCCGCTACAGCCCTATCGAGAGGGGGCCACGATGCAAGGTTATTGAGTACAATAGACATATTTGTCGCTGGTCTCATACCTGA
- a CDS encoding tail assembly protein, protein MQEIMARIELGGILGKTFGKVHHRLISTTHEATRALAATVEGFEQFMISSKRRGLTYAVFRGKKNIGVDDLGFPVTGEVIRIVPVAMGSKKAGALQTILGAVLVVVGVVIGYFSGGTLSAVGYGMAKMGAVMMLGGVVQMLSPQTAGLASKQDADNRASYAFGGVTNTSAQGYPVPLLYGKRRIGGAIISAGIYVEDQQ, encoded by the coding sequence ATGCAGGAAATAATGGCCAGAATTGAACTAGGTGGAATTCTGGGAAAAACATTTGGGAAAGTTCATCACCGCTTAATTTCAACCACTCATGAAGCAACCCGCGCGCTGGCTGCAACGGTAGAAGGCTTTGAGCAGTTCATGATATCCAGTAAGCGGCGCGGGCTGACTTATGCTGTCTTTCGCGGCAAAAAAAATATTGGCGTTGATGATCTGGGCTTTCCCGTGACTGGTGAGGTGATACGCATTGTTCCGGTGGCAATGGGAAGTAAAAAAGCCGGTGCGCTGCAAACCATTCTCGGGGCAGTGCTGGTGGTTGTTGGCGTTGTCATTGGTTATTTTTCTGGTGGCACGCTGTCAGCCGTAGGTTACGGTATGGCCAAAATGGGTGCGGTAATGATGTTGGGCGGGGTTGTACAGATGCTTTCTCCGCAGACCGCCGGACTGGCCAGCAAACAGGATGCCGATAATAGGGCGTCTTACGCATTCGGCGGTGTGACAAATACCTCTGCCCAGGGTTACCCGGTACCGCTTCTTTACGGTAAACGCCGTATCGGCGGTGCGATTATCTCCGCCGGTATTTACGTCGAAGACCAGCAATAA
- a CDS encoding host specificity protein J has translation MANKKIQGRKGGSSSSRTPTEQPDDLQSVAKAKILVALGEGEFSGQLTGQSIFLDGTPLLNANGSSNFSGVTWEFRPGDQAQSYIQGIPGTENEISAGIEIKSSVAWTHTFTNSQLSAVRLRLKWASLFKQEDDGDLVGNQVQYAIDLQVDGGAFVTKINTAVSGKTTSGYERSHRIDLPSGAASWTVRVRKITADANSAKIGDTMTLQSYTEVIDAKLRYPNTALLYIEFDSSQFNGSIPQISCEPRGRVIRVPDNYNPETRAYTGTWSGTFKWAWTDNPAWIFYDLVVSDRFGLGDRLTAENIDKWTLYQVAQYCDAPVPDGKGGTSTEPRYICNVYVQDRNDAYTVLRDFAAIFRGMTYWGGNQIVTLADMPRDVDYSYTKANVIDGRFSYSSSTTKSRYTSALVSYSDPDNGYADAMEPVFEQELVSRYKGFNQLEMTAIGCTRQSEANRKGRWGILTNNKDRVVSFSVGLDGMIPQPGYIIAVADENLSGKVTGGRISAVNGRLITLDRVPDAVAGNRLILNLPSGAAQSRTIQSVNGKVVTVTTAYSETPEAESVWIVESDELYAQQYRVVSVTDNNDGTFAITGAAHDPDKYARIDTGAIIDSRPVSVVPPGSQAAPDDIVIGSYSVVNQGISVQTMRVSWSDTANAIAYEAQWRRNEGNWVNVPRSSTTSFEVPGIYAGRYLVRVRAINAAEISSGWGYSTETTLTGKEGNPPKPVGFMATGINWGIRLNWGFPANTADTLKTEIQYTANSDFSDPLLLSDVPYPQAEYTQLGLKAGQEFWYRAQLVDKTGNESGYTDWIRGMANDQAADYLEGIGDGFLTSADGDRLTSGINTNLEGIMQDALAAHSAVEHQWAQYGEVRADILVVKTTIADVDNALAELSTQVQAQIGDVTAALEDKLTAVVDGDGATAIYTLKTGVRINGVMYNAGMSIAVLAQAGQPVVTRVGFNANQFVLMSGSGDTQYSPFAVVNGQVFISDAFIQYAAITLAKIGELRSSNYVAGQTGTIMKADGTFEMNGAVSGEGAMKITNVTQSVKDGNGVLRVQVGKLTGVF, from the coding sequence ATGGCAAACAAGAAAATTCAGGGGCGCAAAGGCGGCAGCTCCAGTTCCCGCACGCCCACAGAACAGCCTGACGATCTCCAGTCTGTCGCGAAGGCGAAGATCCTTGTCGCGCTGGGTGAGGGCGAGTTTTCCGGGCAACTTACCGGGCAGAGTATTTTTCTCGACGGCACGCCGCTGCTGAATGCCAACGGCTCGTCGAATTTCAGTGGGGTGACCTGGGAGTTTCGCCCGGGCGACCAGGCGCAAAGTTATATCCAGGGCATTCCGGGTACGGAGAACGAGATTAGCGCCGGTATCGAGATTAAAAGCTCAGTGGCCTGGACACACACCTTTACCAACTCTCAGCTTTCTGCGGTACGCCTGCGCCTGAAATGGGCGTCGCTCTTTAAACAAGAAGATGACGGCGATCTGGTGGGTAACCAGGTTCAGTACGCGATTGATCTGCAGGTGGATGGAGGGGCCTTTGTCACGAAAATAAACACCGCCGTCAGCGGGAAAACCACATCAGGCTACGAGCGCAGTCACCGTATCGATCTGCCTTCCGGTGCCGCATCCTGGACGGTGCGGGTAAGGAAAATTACCGCTGATGCCAACAGCGCCAAAATCGGCGACACGATGACGCTCCAGAGCTACACGGAAGTTATCGACGCCAAACTGCGCTATCCCAACACTGCGCTGCTCTATATCGAATTTGACTCGAGCCAGTTCAACGGCTCTATTCCGCAGATTTCCTGCGAGCCCCGCGGCCGCGTGATCCGCGTGCCGGACAATTACAACCCGGAAACGCGCGCCTATACTGGTACGTGGTCCGGTACCTTTAAATGGGCATGGACTGATAATCCGGCCTGGATTTTTTACGATCTGGTCGTCTCTGACCGTTTCGGACTGGGCGATCGCCTGACGGCTGAAAACATCGATAAATGGACACTCTACCAGGTGGCGCAGTATTGCGATGCGCCGGTGCCGGATGGTAAAGGCGGCACCAGCACTGAGCCGCGTTATATCTGTAACGTCTATGTCCAGGATCGCAACGATGCTTACACGGTGTTGCGTGACTTCGCTGCTATCTTTCGCGGGATGACCTACTGGGGCGGTAACCAGATTGTTACCCTGGCGGATATGCCGCGCGATGTCGACTACAGCTACACTAAAGCAAACGTCATCGATGGCCGATTCAGCTACAGCAGCAGCACGACGAAAAGCCGCTATACCAGCGCGCTGGTTTCATATTCCGATCCGGATAATGGCTATGCTGATGCAATGGAGCCGGTGTTTGAGCAGGAACTGGTCTCCCGCTATAAAGGCTTTAACCAGCTTGAGATGACAGCGATCGGCTGTACCCGCCAGTCAGAAGCGAACCGCAAAGGGCGCTGGGGGATCCTCACCAACAACAAAGACCGGGTGGTTTCTTTCTCCGTTGGGCTGGATGGCATGATCCCACAACCTGGCTACATCATCGCTGTGGCCGACGAGAACCTGTCGGGAAAAGTTACCGGCGGGCGTATCAGTGCGGTAAATGGCCGGTTGATCACCCTGGACAGGGTGCCAGATGCTGTTGCCGGTAATCGGCTGATTCTCAACCTGCCTTCCGGTGCTGCACAGAGCCGCACCATTCAGAGCGTTAATGGAAAAGTGGTCACGGTGACCACCGCTTACAGCGAAACGCCGGAAGCGGAAAGCGTCTGGATTGTGGAATCCGACGAGCTGTATGCCCAGCAGTACCGGGTGGTCAGTGTCACTGACAATAATGATGGCACGTTTGCCATTACCGGCGCGGCGCACGATCCGGACAAATATGCCCGCATTGATACCGGAGCCATTATCGACAGTCGTCCTGTCAGTGTCGTGCCACCGGGCAGCCAGGCCGCGCCCGATGATATCGTGATCGGCAGTTATTCTGTGGTGAATCAGGGGATCAGCGTCCAGACCATGCGTGTGTCATGGTCTGATACGGCCAATGCGATCGCGTATGAAGCACAGTGGCGCCGCAATGAGGGCAACTGGGTGAACGTGCCGCGCAGCTCCACCACCTCGTTTGAAGTGCCGGGGATTTATGCGGGACGCTATCTGGTGCGCGTGCGCGCCATTAACGCCGCAGAAATCTCCAGTGGCTGGGGATACTCAACCGAAACGACGCTGACCGGAAAAGAAGGCAACCCGCCGAAGCCGGTTGGTTTTATGGCGACAGGTATTAACTGGGGTATCCGTCTCAACTGGGGATTCCCGGCCAACACCGCTGACACGCTGAAAACGGAAATTCAGTACACGGCCAACAGTGATTTTTCAGATCCGCTGCTGCTCTCCGATGTGCCTTACCCGCAGGCAGAATACACCCAGCTCGGACTGAAAGCCGGGCAGGAATTCTGGTACCGCGCGCAACTGGTCGATAAAACCGGCAACGAATCGGGTTATACCGACTGGATCCGGGGGATGGCAAACGACCAGGCCGCTGACTATCTGGAGGGGATTGGTGATGGCTTCCTCACATCTGCCGACGGCGACCGGCTGACCAGCGGCATTAACACTAACCTTGAAGGGATCATGCAGGATGCGCTGGCTGCCCACAGTGCCGTTGAGCACCAGTGGGCGCAATACGGTGAGGTGCGTGCTGACATTCTGGTCGTGAAAACCACGATTGCCGACGTCGATAATGCGCTGGCTGAACTGTCCACCCAGGTGCAGGCACAGATTGGCGATGTCACCGCAGCGCTGGAGGACAAACTTACGGCGGTGGTGGATGGCGACGGCGCAACGGCTATCTATACGCTGAAGACCGGCGTCAGGATAAACGGCGTGATGTATAACGCCGGAATGTCGATTGCCGTGCTGGCGCAGGCTGGTCAGCCAGTGGTCACGCGGGTGGGCTTCAATGCCAATCAGTTTGTACTGATGAGCGGCAGCGGCGACACACAGTATTCACCGTTCGCGGTGGTCAACGGGCAGGTATTTATCAGCGATGCCTTCATTCAGTACGCGGCTATCACTCTCGCGAAAATTGGCGAACTCCGCTCTTCTAATTATGTCGCGGGCCAGACCGGCACAATCATGAAAGCTGATGGGACGTTTGAGATGAATGGTGCAGTGTCTGGTGAGGGCGCGATGAAGATAACGAACGTCACCCAGAGTGTTAAAGACGGAAATGGCGTATTGCGTGTTCAGGTCGGGAAATTAACCGGGGTGTTCTGA
- the cor gene encoding phage exclusion lipoprotein Cor, which yields MKAVFSVFLLAIILSGCSAPLLEKQQPVCQATAMLGGFPQTVQIYGVRVIANQTEYKAGDPFNWRWVNKNNFTSSTCK from the coding sequence ATGAAAGCTGTGTTTTCTGTTTTTTTACTGGCAATTATTTTATCAGGCTGTTCAGCCCCTCTTCTGGAAAAACAACAGCCCGTATGTCAGGCAACTGCAATGCTGGGTGGTTTTCCTCAGACGGTGCAGATTTATGGTGTGCGTGTCATTGCAAACCAGACTGAATATAAAGCGGGTGACCCGTTTAACTGGCGATGGGTAAACAAAAATAACTTTACTTCCTCAACCTGCAAATAG
- a CDS encoding tail fiber domain-containing protein, giving the protein MSAGTITLTHNSTAVVGNGTSFLTELAAGDHIVTTAGGLAYTLPVLSVNSNTSITLVDFFTGATQSGAGWYALPRIAMSLVSAAMVVQNTEALRGLNYDKQNWQQLFTGSGTITVKLPDQSTFTGPAWGGITASLNSLSSDVGNKAAKGANSDITSLAGLTTPLSKAQGGTGLNNPFGTIAGSFCEGSDSRLMTVAGKTGGEISSATQVVGTLTGRRKSAAEPSTGTILYGAPVESTHQIANVDRAIVSLQSAYTWGNTNTVGAINVALLSSTGTYVRGATFSFDGGGNATAPGQWVNNSDERIKTNIQRIADPLDKMTQLRGVSWDRLDGYAGGLGFIAQDVQKVFPGSVYVGQDRTLTDGTVVESVLGVDTSGVAAALHHEAILALMSRIDELEKKLNTIQSGA; this is encoded by the coding sequence ATGTCCGCAGGAACAATCACCCTAACACATAATTCCACAGCAGTAGTCGGTAACGGAACGTCGTTTCTTACAGAACTGGCCGCCGGGGATCACATTGTTACTACTGCCGGAGGGCTGGCGTATACGTTGCCTGTCTTATCTGTAAACAGTAATACGTCAATAACATTAGTGGATTTCTTTACAGGAGCAACTCAGTCTGGTGCTGGCTGGTACGCACTGCCGAGAATTGCAATGAGTCTTGTCTCTGCCGCGATGGTGGTACAGAACACCGAAGCCCTGCGCGGGCTGAATTACGACAAGCAGAACTGGCAGCAGCTTTTCACCGGCAGCGGTACCATCACGGTTAAATTGCCGGACCAGAGCACATTCACCGGTCCGGCCTGGGGTGGGATAACCGCGTCCCTTAACAGCCTGTCCAGTGATGTCGGCAATAAAGCCGCAAAGGGTGCGAACAGCGACATTACCAGCCTGGCCGGGCTGACGACGCCGCTATCAAAAGCGCAGGGCGGTACTGGGTTAAATAACCCATTTGGCACCATTGCCGGCTCTTTTTGCGAAGGTAGTGATAGCAGGCTTATGACGGTTGCCGGTAAAACTGGCGGTGAAATATCATCGGCAACACAGGTTGTTGGCACGTTAACGGGACGCCGTAAATCGGCCGCTGAACCATCAACGGGAACAATTCTTTATGGTGCGCCAGTTGAATCAACTCACCAGATTGCGAACGTAGATCGGGCGATTGTGTCATTACAAAGTGCATATACATGGGGTAACACAAATACAGTTGGTGCAATTAATGTTGCGTTACTTTCTTCAACAGGTACCTATGTTCGCGGCGCGACATTCAGCTTTGACGGTGGTGGTAACGCAACCGCCCCCGGACAGTGGGTGAATAACTCGGATGAGCGTATTAAAACCAATATCCAGCGTATCGCTGATCCGCTGGATAAAATGACGCAACTACGCGGCGTGTCGTGGGATCGTCTCGACGGTTATGCCGGTGGTCTTGGCTTTATCGCTCAGGACGTGCAGAAGGTTTTTCCGGGTAGCGTTTATGTGGGACAGGACAGGACGTTAACTGATGGCACAGTCGTCGAAAGCGTTCTTGGCGTGGACACTTCAGGCGTTGCGGCCGCGTTGCATCACGAGGCCATTCTTGCGCTTATGTCCCGCATTGATGAGCTTGAAAAGAAACTGAATACAATCCAGTCAGGAGCATGA